The window CGCGGCATGAAGGTGGTTCTGGATGGTGTGTTCAACCATTGTGGCCGCGGCTTTTGGGCCTTTCATCACCTGGTGGAGAACGGTGCGGATTCGCCGTACCGGGATTGGTTCCATGTGCACCGCTTGCCCCTCCAGCCCTATCCCGCTGAAGGCGAGGACTGCGGCTACGACGGCTGGTGGGCACTGCCTGATCTGCCTAAGTTCAACCATGCCAATCCAGGGGTGCGGGAGCACCTGCTGGCGGTTGGCCGTCACTGGCTCGAACAGGGGATTGATGGCTGGCGTCTCGACGTCCCCGCCGAGGTCCCGGCCGACTTCTGGGTGGAGTTTCGGCAGATGGTCCGCTCCACCAACCCGGAGGCCTGGATTGTTGGAGAGGTGTGGGGTGATGCAACCACCTGGCTGCAGGGGGACCACTTCGATGGCGTGATGAATTACCGGCTGGGCTGGAGCAGCATTTGCTGGGCCGCTGGTGAGGCGCTGCGGCGGGACTACCGCAATTCCGAATACCCCCTCGACCCCCTGGATGGTCAGGATCTGTTGACCATTTGGACGACAACAACGGGTTCCTATCGGGAGGTGGTGAACAGAGCCCAGATGAACCTGCTCGATAGCCATGACGTGCCCCGGGCACTTCACAGCCTCAACAACGACTTGGCGGCCCTGAAGTTGGCCCTACTGCTGCTCTTTCTCCACCCGGGAGCGCCCTGCATTTACTACGGGACCGAAGCTGCTCTGGCGGGTGGCCCTGAACCGGGCCCCTCCAGCGGTCCTGGACCGGCCTGCCGTGAGGCCTATCCCTGGGATGTCCCTTGGCCCGCTGATCTGCGCCCTTTCATTCAGTCCCTCGCAGAACTCCGCTGTGCCCATAGGGTCTTGCGCAGGGATGGTCTGCGCTGGTCAGCCCAAGGGGCGGACGTGCTTGAGGGCATTGCGGATGGCCTACGGGTCGTGATCAACCGCAGTCGCTCAAACCATGTGCCCCTAAAGATCGAGCCGGGATATTCCTGTGTTTGGAGGCTGGGAACTGTCGACAGCCAAGGTGTTGGACCTCAATCGGCGGCTGTTCTGGGGTCGAAACCCCTCTCCCCTGGTGCCGAGGGGAGGAAGGAAGCCCTTGTCGAGACTTGAACTCGAGACCTCTCCCTTACCAAGGGAGTGCTCTACCGCTGAGCTACAAGGGCATGTGGAGGATGGGCCGGGTTGGATTTGAACCAACGTAGGCAGAGCCAGCGGATTTACAGTCCGCCCCCATTAACCACTCGGGCACCGACCCGAACCACACCGCAAGAACTTACCAGTCGGTGTGTCCTTCTCCATGATCTCGATACGATCTGCCGAGCTGAACCGATCCCCAGCCATGCACATTCTGCTGCTGAACGGTCCGAATCTGAACCTGTTGGGCCAGCGTGAGCCGGGGATCTATGGCCATTCCTCTCTGGCCGACATCGAAGCGGCGCTGACCCGGGAGGCGGAACAGGAATCTGTGCAGCTGGACTGTTTTCAGAGCAATTTCGAAGGTGCCCTCGTGGACCGGATTCACCAGGCCATGGGCCGATGCGATGGGATCTTGATCAACGCCGGGGCCTACACCCACACGTCCATCGCCATCCGTGATGCACTGGCTGGCGTCGCGATCCCCTACGTGGAATTGCATCTCAGCAACACCCATGCCAGGGAAAAGTTCCGCCATCACTCGTTTCTGGCTGAGCGCGCTGTAGGTGTGATCTGCGGCTTCGGACCCGCCAGTTACAGCCTTGCCTTCAAAGGATTGCTCAGCCACCTCAGGCCGAACGCATGACTCTCACCGTTCCTTCGAAAACGGTGGCCTCGATCCGCTGGTTGGCTGCGCCCACCAGTTGTAGCTGGGTGGAGCAGGCCAATGCCCGGCCGATGCAGGTGCTGATCGATCACGCCCACTGCGAACGCAAGGCTGCCGGGGCTGCTGTGCAAATGATGTTTCGCTATCTCTGCGAACCGGGTCTGGGCGAAGCCCTCAGCCCTCTGGCGAGGGAAGAACTGGAGCACTTCGAGAAAGTTCTTGCTCTGATCAAGGCGCGGGGGCGCTACTTGGAACCGCTGCCTTCCCCGGGCTATGGCGCTGATCTCGCCCGGCAGATCCGTAAAGGTGAGCCGCAAAGAATGCTCGACTCCTTCCTTGTGGCCGGTCTGATCGAAGCCCGCAGCCATGAGCGCATGGCTCTTCTGGCCGAGCACAGTCCGGATCCCCAGTTGAGGGCGCTTTACAGCGATCTGCTGGCGAGTGAAGCCCGCCACTTCGGCTTGTATTGGGTGCTGTGTGAGCAGCGCTATCCGCGGGAGCTGATCGTCGAGCGCCTCGAAGTGCTGGCCCGGGCTGAAGTGAAGGCGCTGGCAGGGGAGTTGGCACGCCCTGAAGATGTGCGGATGCATTCCTGCGGGGTGGACGCCAGTCAGATCAGCTGAGCGGCCTCCTGCAAGGCATCCAGCCTGGAATGCCGGAGCACACCCTCCACACCGAATTGCCGCAGCCGTTGTTCAAGGCCCTGATTTGCACCGGCGATGAACAGAGTGCGGCCCGCTGATTGTGCTTCCTCCACCATGCGTTCAATCGCCAGGGTTGCTGTGACCCCGATGCGAGGCACGTCGGTGAGGTCAAGGATCAGCACGCTGTAGCTCTGGATCAACCCCATCCGGGCACTGATCCCCTTGGCGGCGCCAAAACTCAGAGGGCCGCGCAGACGGAATAGCATCAAGGCCTTGCCGCAGCGGAGGATCAGGTCTTCCTCCTCCGGGGAGAGATTGGCGTGCCGTGCCTCCGTGGCATCGGAAGGGTTGTCCTGCTCCATCCCCTCCAGTTGAGACCGCGTGATCGAATCAACGGTCAACAGGTTGGCTACGAACATCCCCACCAGAACGCCCCAGATCAGGTCCCAGAACACTGTCATCAAAAGCACCGCGTACATCAGCGCGGCCGTTTTCGCTGACAGGCGATGGGCGCGGAGGAGAAAGCCCCAGTCGATGATGTCGAGGCCGACTTTGATCAGGATTCCCGCCAGCAGCGCTGTGGGGATCTGTGCTGCCAGAGGACCCGCCCCCAGCAGCACGAGCAGCAGCACCAGGGAATGGGTCATGCCCGACCAGGGCGTCTGACCACCGGATTTGATGTTGATCACCGTTCGCATGGTGGCTCCGGCACCGGGAAGACCGGAGAGAAACCCGGCCGCGGTGTTGGCGATGCCCTGGCCGATTAGTTCACGGTTGGAGTCGTGATTGGTCTGGGTGATGTTGTCGGCCACCAGGGAGGTGAGCAATGAGTCGATGGCCCCGAGCAGGGCGAGAACCATGCCGGCTTTCACCAGCTCCGGCAGGTGTTGGCTGAAATCGGGAAACACCAGTTGCAAGCCGCCTTCCGGGATTGCACCGATCCGGGCGATGGGTTCAAGGCCCAGTTCCAGCAGCCGGTTGTCGTTGAACAGCACCAGCGACAACGGCGTCACGATCAGCAGGGCCAGCAGTGGTGTTGGCACCCACTGACGGATGCGCAGGGGGGTCAAGAACACCACGGCGAGTGTCATCAATCCAACGGCGAGCGCTGCTGGGTTCCAGCTGGGTGCCTCGATCAGCGAACTCAGGGACCCGACTACGCCGCCCCGGGTGCTCACCCCGATGAAGGGCCCGAGTTGCAGTACCAAGATGATGAAACCGATCCCCGACATGAAGCCGGAGACCACTGAATAGGGCACCAGGGTGATGAAGCGCCCCAGCCGCAGCACCCCGAGCAGGGCTTCAAAGAAACCACCGATAACCACAGCGGCCATCACCAACGGCAGCATTTCCCCGGCATTGAGATCTCGACTGATGCCAATGGCGGCCAGGCTCGAGACGATCCCCGCCACGGTGACGCTCATCGGTCCGGTGGGTCCGCTCACCTGAGCGGGAGTTCCCCCAAGCAGGGCCGCCAGGAATCCGGTGACGATTGCTCCATACAGGCCGTAGATGGCGCCGCCCGGCCCCAGGGCGGCATTGCCGAAGGCCAGGGCGAGGGGCAGGGCGACAACGGCTGCCGTTAATCCTCCGAGGAGGTCGCCTCGGATGTTGCGCTGATGCAGACCGTGAATCAGTGCCATCTCAGTTCAGGCCACTCCAGCGGCTCAGGACTTCCAAAGACTGAACTCCAACTTTTCGGCGTCCATCGGGAAGAACCCAGGTGGGGTAGGCCCGGATCTCTGCGGCGTTGCAGGCTTCGGCTTGCTCCGGCAGCTGCTTCGGCTTGCGGCACTCCACGTAGGTCACGTCCGCTCCTGCCTGTTTGCCGAAAAGGTTCATCTGCTTGAAGCAGGCCGGGCAGGTCCAAGCGCCGTAAAACTTGGCCCCAATCGCCTTCAGATGCTGCGTCAGTTCAAGGGCCTGGAGGCTGGAGTCGCGTAGGGGCTCTCCGATCGTGCTGGTCCAGGGACCTGCCGATACCGGTAGGCCACCGACAGCTCCGCCAGCTGCGACCAGCACGGTTGCCAGCAGAGATGAAGCCGTGCTCCTCATGCTGATCCAGCGGTTGGTCTGAAGCTAGGTCGCATTGGTGCGTTCGGGCTTCCCTCCATGCGGAAGTAACCACGCAAGCCCTGTTGCGGCGAGACTGTTATCACCACTGAATGGGTATGGCAGGCAGCGGATACAAGGACTATTTCCAGGTGCTCGGTGTCGATCGCAGTGCCGATGCCACTGCCATCAAGAAAGCCTTTCGCAGCCTGGCGCGCCAATACCACCCTGACGTCAACCCCGGTGATGCCCAGGCTGAAGCGCGGTTCAAGGAGATCAGTGAGGCCTACGAAGTGCTCTCCGATCCTGAGAAACGGCGTCGTTATGAGCAGTTCGGCCAGTACTGGAATCAGGCCGGCGGCATGGGCGGGGGAGCAGCTCCTGGCATGGATGTTGACTTCGGTCGCTACGGCAATTTCGATGATTTCATCAACGACCTGTTGGGCCGTTTCGGTGGACCGGCTGGCGGCGGTTTTCAGGGGGGAGGTTTCCCTGGGGGTGGATTCCCCGGCGGTGGATTCGCAGGAGGCGGTTTCCCCCGTGGTGCCCAGGCTTCACGCGCTCCGGTGAATCTGGATGCCGAAGCTTCGGTGAATGTGACCTTCGCGGAGGCCTTCCGCGGTGGCGAACGCAGCCTCTCGGTCAATAACGAGCGCGTTCAGGTGCGTATCCCTGCCGGGGTGAAGAACGGCTCGCGTCTGCGTTTGAAGGGCAAGGGCAACCTGCAACCGGGAACCGGACGGCGGGGCGACCTCTACCTCAACCTCAAGGTTCAGGAGCACCCGATCTGGCGCCTGGAGTCGGATCAGCTGCGGGCCGATCTGCCCGTCAGCCTTGATGAACTGGCTCTTGGAGGCATGGTCTCGGTGATGACGCCCGATGGTGATGCCCAGGTGAGCATTCCGGCCGGCACCGCCCCGGGCCGCAGCCTGCGGCTGAAGGGCAAAGGCTGGCCGTCGAAGACCGGTCGCGGTGATCTCCTACTCACGCTGACGCTGGCCATGCCGCCCTCATGGAGTGAGGAGGAGCGTCGCTTGCTCGAGCAGTTGCGTGCCAAGCGCACGGACCATCCACGTCAAGAGTGGCTTCGTTCGGCGGCCCTCTGATCGGGTGACCCTTACGATCACACCTTGTGTTTGGGTCTGATGGAGCTCACCTACCGCCCCCGTCGTCTTCGGCGTACGCCCGCCCTACGCGCCATGGTGCGTGAGCACAGCCTCTCGGCTGCAGACTTCATCTATCCCCTCTTTGTGCATGAAGGCGCTGAGGTGGAGCCGATCGGTGCCATGCCTGGTGCTAGCCGTTGGAGCTTGGCAGCCCTTACCGGCGAAGTGCAGCGCGCTTACGACCTGGGGGTGCGTTGCATCGTTCTCTTCCCGAAGGTGTCTGAGGGGCTGAAGACCGAAGACGGGGCTGAATGCTTCAACGCCAATGGCCTGATTCCTCGGGCAATCCGTCAGATTAAGGAAGCCATTCCTGAGATGGCGATCATGACCGACGTCGCCCTGGATCCCTACTCCTGCGATGGTCATGACGGGATCGTCAGTCAGGACGGCGTGGTCCTCAACGACGAGACGATTGAACTGCTTTGCAAGCAGGCCGTTGTGCAGGCTGAAGCGGGCGCTGATCTGATCGGCCCAAGCGACATGATGGACGGCCGGGTCGGCGCCATCCGGGAAGCCCTCGACGATGAAGGCTTCGAACATGTGGGCATCATCAGCTACACGGCGAAGTACTCCTCCGCGTACTACGGACCCTTCCGCGAGGCCCTCGACTCCGCCCCGCGTGCCGCCGGCAGCAAGCCGATCCCCAAAAACAAAGACACCTATCAGATGGATCCCGCCAATGCTCGGGAAGCCATTACCGAGGCCCAGCTCGATGAGCAGGAGGGCGCCGACATCATGATGGTGAAGCCTGGTTTGGCTTATCTCGATATCATTCACCGTCTGCGCGAGGAGTCGGAACTCCCCATCGCTGCCTACAACGTGAGTGGTGAGTATTCGATGGTGAAGGCCGCGGCGGAGAGGGGCTGGATCGATGAAAAGGCTGTCGTGCTGGAGACCTTGCTGAGCTTCAAGCGCGCCGGTGCCGATCTGATCCTCACGTACCACGCCTGCGATGCAGCGGCCTGGTTGAAGGAGGCCTGATTCGATGGCAACAGCCGATCAACCCAAGGGTGTGGATCGTCTCGGTCACGTTGCGATTCGCGTTGAGAACGTCGATCGGGCTGTTGCCTTCTACACCGATCTGGGCATGCATCTGGTCTGGCGCGCCGACGACTGGTGCTATCTGGAAGCCGGGGAAGGACGCGACGGGCTCGCCTTGTTAGGCCCGAATTACAAGGCCGCTGGCCCACATTTCGCCTTCCATTTCCGCGATCGTGAGCAGGTGGATGTGATTCACGACCGTCTCAAAGCGCAGGGTGTGCACGTTGGTGCTGTCCATGACCACCGCGACGGCACGGCGTCTTTCTATCTGAAAGACCCGGAAGGCAACTGGCTCGAAATGCTTTATGAACCCCCCGGTGGCATCCCCTCCAACTGCAATTGACTTGAGTCAAGAGGCGGATAGGGCTCAGCAGGAAACCCTTGAACTGCTGGAGTGGCATCGGGTCTGTGACCATCTCAGCGGCTTTGCCAGCACCGGCATGGGTCGTGATGCGGCCCGGGTTCAACCGCTGCCGGCCACTCTGGATGAGTCGAAACAACGCCTGGCCGAGACCGTTGAAATGGCGGTGCTCGATGACCTCACCGAAGGGGGACTCAGCTTCCGCGGCGTGCAGAACCTTGAGCCAGTGGTGCTGCGCTGCAGCAAGGGTGGGGTGGCCTCCGGTGAAGAGCTGCTGTCCGTGGCGGAAACGTTGGCAGCGGCCCGTCGCTTGCGCCGTCAGATCGACGACCCCGAGCTACGCCCGGTGTGCACTGCGTTGATTGAAACGATGGTGACGCTGCCGGAGTTGGAGCAGCGGCTCAAATTTGCCCTCGAAGAGGGGGGCCGCGTTGCTGATCGATCCAGCTCGGCGTTGTCGGCGCTGCGGCATCAATGGAACGGGCTGCGCCAGGAGCGTCGCGACAAACTTCAGGCGTTGCTGCGGCGCCTGGCCCCATCCCTGCAGGACAGTGTGATTGCCGAGCGTCATGGCCGACCTGTTCTGGCGGTGAAGGCCGGTGCGGTGAGCCAGGTGCCCGGCCAGGTTCACGACAGCTCGGCCTCAGGCAGCACCCTCTTTGTGGAACCCCGCTCGGTGCTCACGATGGGCAACAAGTTGGTGGAGCTGGAGTCGCGCATTCGCGATGAAGAACGCAAGGTGTTGGCGGAGCTGAGTGCTCTGGTGGCTGAAGAGGCATCCGCCCTCAACCAGCTTGTGGCTGTGCTGCGCACGCTTGATCTTGCGCTGGCCCGCGGGCGTTACGGCCGCTGGCTTGGCGGGGTGGAGCCGCAGCTTGAGCCAGCAGCGGAGGCTCCGTTTCGCTTTTCAGGTCTGCGGCACCCACTGTTGGTGTGGCAGCACAAACGGGCGGATGGGCCGCCCGTGGTTCCCATTTCGGTGGAGGTGTCGCCGGAGCTGCGGGTGGTGGCGATCACTGGGCCGAACACCGGTGGCAAAACGGTCACCCTGAAAAGCATCGGCCTTGCTGCACTGATGGCGCGCGCCGGCATGCTCTTGCCCTGTTCAGGGAAACCCTCCCTGCCCTGGTGTTCCCAGGTGCTGGCGGACATCGGAGATGAGCAATCCCTTCAGCAGAGCTTGTCCACCTTCAGCGGCCATGTGAAGCGCATCGGGCGGATTCTTGAGGCGCTGCAGCGCGGTAGTGCCCCTGCCCTGGTGCTGTTGGATGAGGTGGGTGCCGGAACGGATCCCAGCGAGGGAACGGCTTTGGCAACGGCTTTGCTCAAGGCTCTTGCCGATCGAGCCCGGCTCACGATTGCCACCACTCACTTCGGTGAACTCAAGGCTCTCAAATACGACGACGCTCGTTTCGAGAATGCCTCCGTGGCCTTCAATTCCGAGACCTTGTCTCCCACCTACGAATTGCTGTGGGGAATTCCTGGACGCAGCAATGCCCTGGCGATCGCGACGCGCTTGGGTCTCGATTCGGATGTGCTTCACCAGGCCCAGCAGCTTCTGGCTCCAGGGGGAGATGGTGAGGTGAACAGTGTGATCCGCGGTTTGGAGGAGCAACGGCAGCGCCAACAGGCCGCGGCAGAAGATGCTGCAGCACTCTTGGCACGCACTGAGCTGCTGCACGAGGAGTTGCTGCAGCGCTGGCACAAGCAAAAGCAGCAGACCGCGCAACACCAGGAGCAGGGGCGTCAACGCTTGGAGCAGTCGATCCGCCAAGGCCAGAAGGAAGTTCGCACGCTGATTCGCCGGCTGCGTGATGAGCGCGCAGATGGGGAAACCGCGCGGCGGGCTGGGCAACGGTTACGCAGCTTGGAGGACCATCACCGCCCCACCCCTGAACGGCGTGCACCCAAGCCGGGCTGGCGTCCGGCGGTGGGCGATCGCGTGCGCTTGCTGGCCCTCGGCAAGGCTGCGGATGTGTTGGCCATCTCCGATGACGGCCTTCAGCTGACGGTCCGTTGCGGGGTGATGCGCACCACGGTGGATCTAGCGGCGGTGGAAAGCCTGGATGGTCGTAAGCCGGAGCCGCCTTCAAAGCCGGTGGTGAAGGTGCAAGCCCGTTCAGTTGGCGTCGGTGGTGCACAGGTGCGCACCAGTCGTAACACCCTTGATGTGCGTGGCATGCGGGTGCATGAGGCCGAAGCGGCAGTCGAGGAATGCTTGCGCAGTGCCAATGGCCCGGTTTGGGTGATCCATGGCATTGGCACGGGCAAGCTCAAGCGCGGCCTGCGCACTTGGCTGGACACTGTTCCCTACGTGGAACGGGTGACCGATGCTGAACAGGGGGACGGCGGACCGGGTTGCAGCGTTGTCTGGGTCCGCTGAGTTGGTTCAACCCCTTCAATGACTAACGGATCGCTTCTCCATCCGCATCAAACAACCGCCAGCCTGTGGGGTCAGGGTCGAGGTTGATGGCATCGCCGCTGTTGATGTTGATTTCCGCTGAACATCTGACTTGGATGAGTTGATCGCAATCCAGGAGCCGACAGCTGAGGATCTGTTCATTGCCCAGGCGCTCGCAATGGCTCACCTCGGCCTGGAGGTTTCGGTTTGTTGGTGGTGCCAGATGCCAGTGTTCAGGTCTTAACCCTGCGGTGAGATGTTGGCCTTCACGTTGAAGTAAAGGCTCGACCATTTCGCCTTCAACTTGTATCCGCTTACTGCCCAAAATGAGGGTTGCATTCGGTCCCACTGTTACGGGCAATAAGCCCATTGCCGGGCTGCCAATGAACTGGGCTACGAAGATGTTGGAGGGCCACTTGTATAACTCCATCGGTGTCCCCAGTTGTTGCAAGCGCCCTTGGTTCAACACCGCGATGCGATCACCCATGGTCATTGCTTCCACTTGATCATGGGTGACATAAACCGTTGTTGTGCCCAATTCGCGCTGCAGCTCGACGATTCTTTGGCGCGTGCTCGTTCTGAGTTTTGCGTCGAGATTGCTAAGCGGTTCATCCATCAAGAACACCTCAGGATTGCGTGCCATGGCACGCCCGAGGGCGACCCGTTGTTTTTGTCCGCCAGACAGTTCCTTTGGCCTTCTGTCGAGCAATTCCGTTAGTTCCAGAGATCTGGC of the Synechococcus sp. MU1617 genome contains:
- a CDS encoding glycoside hydrolase family 13 protein, encoding MTPFRDPPAWVADAVLYQIFPDRFRRSGRVDAQRYLALKPWGADPREEGFQGGDLYGVIDALDGLQAMGITCLYLTPIFSSAANHRYHAYDYFEVDPLLGGNAALTKLIEAVHQRGMKVVLDGVFNHCGRGFWAFHHLVENGADSPYRDWFHVHRLPLQPYPAEGEDCGYDGWWALPDLPKFNHANPGVREHLLAVGRHWLEQGIDGWRLDVPAEVPADFWVEFRQMVRSTNPEAWIVGEVWGDATTWLQGDHFDGVMNYRLGWSSICWAAGEALRRDYRNSEYPLDPLDGQDLLTIWTTTTGSYREVVNRAQMNLLDSHDVPRALHSLNNDLAALKLALLLLFLHPGAPCIYYGTEAALAGGPEPGPSSGPGPACREAYPWDVPWPADLRPFIQSLAELRCAHRVLRRDGLRWSAQGADVLEGIADGLRVVINRSRSNHVPLKIEPGYSCVWRLGTVDSQGVGPQSAAVLGSKPLSPGAEGRKEALVET
- a CDS encoding VOC family protein, with product MATADQPKGVDRLGHVAIRVENVDRAVAFYTDLGMHLVWRADDWCYLEAGEGRDGLALLGPNYKAAGPHFAFHFRDREQVDVIHDRLKAQGVHVGAVHDHRDGTASFYLKDPEGNWLEMLYEPPGGIPSNCN
- a CDS encoding SulP family inorganic anion transporter, encoding MALIHGLHQRNIRGDLLGGLTAAVVALPLALAFGNAALGPGGAIYGLYGAIVTGFLAALLGGTPAQVSGPTGPMSVTVAGIVSSLAAIGISRDLNAGEMLPLVMAAVVIGGFFEALLGVLRLGRFITLVPYSVVSGFMSGIGFIILVLQLGPFIGVSTRGGVVGSLSSLIEAPSWNPAALAVGLMTLAVVFLTPLRIRQWVPTPLLALLIVTPLSLVLFNDNRLLELGLEPIARIGAIPEGGLQLVFPDFSQHLPELVKAGMVLALLGAIDSLLTSLVADNITQTNHDSNRELIGQGIANTAAGFLSGLPGAGATMRTVINIKSGGQTPWSGMTHSLVLLLVLLGAGPLAAQIPTALLAGILIKVGLDIIDWGFLLRAHRLSAKTAALMYAVLLMTVFWDLIWGVLVGMFVANLLTVDSITRSQLEGMEQDNPSDATEARHANLSPEEEDLILRCGKALMLFRLRGPLSFGAAKGISARMGLIQSYSVLILDLTDVPRIGVTATLAIERMVEEAQSAGRTLFIAGANQGLEQRLRQFGVEGVLRHSRLDALQEAAQLI
- the hemB gene encoding porphobilinogen synthase, whose translation is MELTYRPRRLRRTPALRAMVREHSLSAADFIYPLFVHEGAEVEPIGAMPGASRWSLAALTGEVQRAYDLGVRCIVLFPKVSEGLKTEDGAECFNANGLIPRAIRQIKEAIPEMAIMTDVALDPYSCDGHDGIVSQDGVVLNDETIELLCKQAVVQAEAGADLIGPSDMMDGRVGAIREALDDEGFEHVGIISYTAKYSSAYYGPFREALDSAPRAAGSKPIPKNKDTYQMDPANAREAITEAQLDEQEGADIMMVKPGLAYLDIIHRLREESELPIAAYNVSGEYSMVKAAAERGWIDEKAVVLETLLSFKRAGADLILTYHACDAAAWLKEA
- a CDS encoding ABC transporter ATP-binding protein: MAGVRFEDLSKTFPGRGGGDPVEVIRQLNLTIIDGEFLVLVGPSGCGKSTLLRLLAGLDNPTNGEIRIGTRPISDVPPARRNVAMVFQSYALYPHLSVRDNLSFGLRRSQARSTFQRIQDQAFRSTRALPQSLRVQSVREERIETRVNTVARSLELTELLDRRPKELSGGQKQRVALGRAMARNPEVFLMDEPLSNLDAKLRTSTRQRIVELQRELGTTTVYVTHDQVEAMTMGDRIAVLNQGRLQQLGTPMELYKWPSNIFVAQFIGSPAMGLLPVTVGPNATLILGSKRIQVEGEMVEPLLQREGQHLTAGLRPEHWHLAPPTNRNLQAEVSHCERLGNEQILSCRLLDCDQLIQVRCSAEININSGDAINLDPDPTGWRLFDADGEAIR
- a CDS encoding vitamin K epoxide reductase codes for the protein MRSTASSLLATVLVAAGGAVGGLPVSAGPWTSTIGEPLRDSSLQALELTQHLKAIGAKFYGAWTCPACFKQMNLFGKQAGADVTYVECRKPKQLPEQAEACNAAEIRAYPTWVLPDGRRKVGVQSLEVLSRWSGLN
- the aroQ gene encoding type II 3-dehydroquinate dehydratase, with amino-acid sequence MHILLLNGPNLNLLGQREPGIYGHSSLADIEAALTREAEQESVQLDCFQSNFEGALVDRIHQAMGRCDGILINAGAYTHTSIAIRDALAGVAIPYVELHLSNTHAREKFRHHSFLAERAVGVICGFGPASYSLAFKGLLSHLRPNA
- a CDS encoding endonuclease MutS2; this encodes MNPPVASPPTAIDLSQEADRAQQETLELLEWHRVCDHLSGFASTGMGRDAARVQPLPATLDESKQRLAETVEMAVLDDLTEGGLSFRGVQNLEPVVLRCSKGGVASGEELLSVAETLAAARRLRRQIDDPELRPVCTALIETMVTLPELEQRLKFALEEGGRVADRSSSALSALRHQWNGLRQERRDKLQALLRRLAPSLQDSVIAERHGRPVLAVKAGAVSQVPGQVHDSSASGSTLFVEPRSVLTMGNKLVELESRIRDEERKVLAELSALVAEEASALNQLVAVLRTLDLALARGRYGRWLGGVEPQLEPAAEAPFRFSGLRHPLLVWQHKRADGPPVVPISVEVSPELRVVAITGPNTGGKTVTLKSIGLAALMARAGMLLPCSGKPSLPWCSQVLADIGDEQSLQQSLSTFSGHVKRIGRILEALQRGSAPALVLLDEVGAGTDPSEGTALATALLKALADRARLTIATTHFGELKALKYDDARFENASVAFNSETLSPTYELLWGIPGRSNALAIATRLGLDSDVLHQAQQLLAPGGDGEVNSVIRGLEEQRQRQQAAAEDAAALLARTELLHEELLQRWHKQKQQTAQHQEQGRQRLEQSIRQGQKEVRTLIRRLRDERADGETARRAGQRLRSLEDHHRPTPERRAPKPGWRPAVGDRVRLLALGKAADVLAISDDGLQLTVRCGVMRTTVDLAAVESLDGRKPEPPSKPVVKVQARSVGVGGAQVRTSRNTLDVRGMRVHEAEAAVEECLRSANGPVWVIHGIGTGKLKRGLRTWLDTVPYVERVTDAEQGDGGPGCSVVWVR
- a CDS encoding DnaJ C-terminal domain-containing protein, giving the protein MAGSGYKDYFQVLGVDRSADATAIKKAFRSLARQYHPDVNPGDAQAEARFKEISEAYEVLSDPEKRRRYEQFGQYWNQAGGMGGGAAPGMDVDFGRYGNFDDFINDLLGRFGGPAGGGFQGGGFPGGGFPGGGFAGGGFPRGAQASRAPVNLDAEASVNVTFAEAFRGGERSLSVNNERVQVRIPAGVKNGSRLRLKGKGNLQPGTGRRGDLYLNLKVQEHPIWRLESDQLRADLPVSLDELALGGMVSVMTPDGDAQVSIPAGTAPGRSLRLKGKGWPSKTGRGDLLLTLTLAMPPSWSEEERRLLEQLRAKRTDHPRQEWLRSAAL
- a CDS encoding tRNA-(ms[2]io[6]A)-hydroxylase, producing MTLTVPSKTVASIRWLAAPTSCSWVEQANARPMQVLIDHAHCERKAAGAAVQMMFRYLCEPGLGEALSPLAREELEHFEKVLALIKARGRYLEPLPSPGYGADLARQIRKGEPQRMLDSFLVAGLIEARSHERMALLAEHSPDPQLRALYSDLLASEARHFGLYWVLCEQRYPRELIVERLEVLARAEVKALAGELARPEDVRMHSCGVDASQIS